In Halorubellus sp. JP-L1, one DNA window encodes the following:
- a CDS encoding phosphotransacetylase family protein has product MTDSLLVTGTEDSIGKTGVALALARLAREDGASVGYMKPKGTRLESNVGKTLDADPMLARELLDLDEEMHELEPVVYSPTFVQQAIRGREIGDDVADRVREAYEGIAADRDLVVLEGGGGPATGSVVSLTDRDVAEIVDARVLVVAKYAEPWDVDETLAYAESLGDRLAGVVFNAVPDQAYDELETDVLPFLEGRDVPVHGVVPRVQELAGITVGELADELGATLLTDVPTDGYVERFSVGAMSADEALRQFRRTRDAAVITGGDRSEIHTAALEAPGVKCLILTGGHRPSGAVLGKAAEKGVPVMSVQSDTLTTVERADAVVRSGRARDERTVDRVQELVTAHVDTDAIFH; this is encoded by the coding sequence ATGACCGACTCGCTACTCGTCACCGGCACGGAGGACAGCATCGGGAAGACCGGCGTCGCGCTCGCGCTCGCGCGCCTCGCTCGCGAGGACGGCGCGTCCGTCGGCTACATGAAACCGAAGGGCACGCGCCTGGAGTCGAACGTCGGGAAGACCCTCGACGCCGACCCCATGCTCGCGCGCGAACTCCTCGACCTCGACGAGGAGATGCACGAACTCGAGCCCGTCGTGTACTCGCCGACGTTCGTCCAGCAGGCGATCCGCGGCCGCGAGATCGGCGACGACGTCGCCGACCGCGTTCGCGAGGCGTACGAGGGCATCGCCGCCGACCGCGACCTCGTCGTCCTCGAGGGCGGCGGTGGGCCGGCGACGGGGAGCGTCGTCTCGCTCACGGACCGAGACGTCGCGGAGATCGTCGACGCGCGCGTGCTCGTCGTCGCGAAGTACGCGGAACCGTGGGACGTCGACGAGACGCTCGCGTACGCCGAGTCGCTCGGCGACCGGCTCGCAGGCGTCGTGTTCAACGCCGTCCCCGACCAGGCGTACGACGAGCTCGAGACGGACGTGCTCCCGTTCCTCGAGGGTCGAGACGTACCCGTCCACGGCGTCGTCCCGCGCGTGCAGGAGCTCGCTGGCATCACTGTCGGTGAGCTCGCGGACGAACTTGGCGCGACGCTCCTCACCGACGTCCCGACGGACGGCTACGTCGAGCGGTTCAGCGTCGGCGCGATGAGCGCGGACGAGGCACTCCGACAGTTCCGGCGGACGCGCGACGCCGCGGTGATCACCGGCGGCGACCGGAGCGAGATCCACACCGCCGCGCTGGAGGCTCCCGGCGTGAAGTGCCTCATCCTCACCGGCGGTCACCGACCGTCCGGCGCCGTGCTCGGGAAAGCAGCCGAGAAGGGCGTCCCCGTCATGAGTGTCCAGTCGGACACGCTCACCACGGTCGAACGCGCCGACGCCGTCGTCCGCTCCGGGCGAGCGCGCGACGAACGCACCGTCGACCGCGTCCAGGAACTCGTCACTGCACACGTCGACACCGACGCGATCTTCCACTGA
- a CDS encoding pyridoxal phosphate-dependent aminotransferase: MFEQLSYLSWIEGRPDAVAHDLASSDLRPQTPSPGPVPDRLAAVPDPPADTDLDALVADAYDVAPENVLVTAGATNANALAFAVAAEGRPRVTDHDGGGDDSSQRVLVEKPGYEPLTGTPRGFGARVDRFMRPQGILDPTRVEAAVTERTALVAITDRHNPTGRRADRDSLDATVDVARDADVPLLVDEVYASFTTTATDGPLGGPSVAGTDGVVVTGSLTKFLGFGGLRIGWLVADHEFVAGTERVQQHLPSVAEPSVALAKRALAAHDDLAADRRERIRHNHDHLASFVHDRPALSGHVHDGATYALLTHDDVDGDELAERALEDDVLVVPGRFFDRPDAVRVSLGRPTEHATAALDAFALVLDDLD; encoded by the coding sequence GTGTTCGAGCAGCTATCGTACCTGTCCTGGATCGAGGGACGGCCGGACGCGGTCGCTCACGACCTCGCGTCGAGCGACCTCCGCCCCCAGACTCCCTCGCCGGGACCGGTCCCCGACCGACTCGCCGCCGTCCCTGACCCGCCCGCGGACACCGACCTGGACGCGCTCGTCGCCGACGCCTACGACGTCGCGCCCGAGAACGTGCTCGTCACAGCGGGCGCGACCAACGCGAACGCACTCGCGTTCGCCGTCGCCGCCGAGGGCCGTCCTCGCGTCACGGACCACGACGGAGGCGGCGACGATTCGTCGCAGCGCGTGCTCGTCGAGAAACCCGGCTACGAGCCCCTGACCGGTACGCCTCGCGGATTCGGCGCGCGCGTCGACCGCTTCATGCGGCCCCAGGGCATCCTCGACCCCACGCGCGTCGAGGCCGCCGTCACCGAGCGGACGGCACTCGTCGCGATCACGGACCGCCACAACCCGACCGGGCGTCGCGCCGACCGCGACTCGCTCGATGCGACCGTCGACGTCGCCCGCGACGCCGACGTCCCGCTGCTCGTCGACGAAGTGTACGCGTCGTTCACCACCACGGCAACCGACGGCCCGCTCGGCGGCCCGAGCGTCGCCGGTACCGACGGCGTCGTCGTCACCGGGTCGCTCACGAAGTTCCTCGGGTTCGGCGGACTCCGCATCGGCTGGCTCGTCGCCGACCACGAGTTCGTCGCCGGCACCGAACGCGTCCAGCAGCACCTGCCGAGCGTCGCCGAACCCAGCGTTGCGCTCGCGAAGCGCGCACTCGCCGCGCACGACGACCTCGCCGCCGACCGCCGCGAGCGCATCCGTCACAACCACGACCACCTCGCGTCGTTCGTCCACGACCGACCCGCGCTCTCCGGGCACGTCCACGACGGCGCGACGTACGCCCTTCTCACCCACGACGACGTCGACGGCGACGAACTCGCCGAGCGCGCACTCGAGGACGACGTCCTCGTCGTCCCCGGCCGCTTCTTCGACCGGCCCGACGCCGTCCGCGTCAGCCTCGGCCGCCCCACCGAGCACGCAACTGCCGCGCTCGACGCCTTCGCGCTCGTCCTCGACGACCTCGACTGA
- a CDS encoding DUF5518 domain-containing protein, whose product MRIDWMAVLAGIVTTIVVGAVGGAALPFTDASLPVVGAGFSGVVGGAVAGYLTGADYGNGALNGGLSTALGAILTVALLALVGLFVNPLASVGIVVFGLFFVAAAAIPGAMGGLVGAWVQGRTGERRAEEPTAR is encoded by the coding sequence ATGCGTATCGATTGGATGGCCGTTCTGGCTGGTATCGTCACGACGATCGTCGTCGGCGCGGTCGGTGGGGCTGCGCTTCCGTTCACGGACGCGTCGCTGCCGGTCGTCGGCGCGGGGTTCAGTGGCGTCGTCGGTGGGGCGGTGGCGGGCTACTTGACGGGTGCTGACTACGGGAACGGTGCGCTCAACGGGGGGTTGTCGACGGCGCTCGGTGCGATCCTGACGGTCGCGTTGCTCGCGCTCGTCGGGCTGTTCGTGAATCCGCTCGCGAGCGTCGGCATCGTCGTGTTCGGATTGTTCTTCGTCGCCGCCGCCGCCATTCCCGGTGCGATGGGTGGGCTCGTCGGCGCGTGGGTGCAGGGTCGCACCGGCGAGCGACGGGCTGAGGAGCCGACGGCGCGCTGA
- a CDS encoding zinc ribbon domain-containing protein: MTDDGFAGGIGDRRLVATATLLSLLAPGLGHFYLGRWSRGAVWAAGTLGVFVAVASDAVLGATITGGTGLLLGSGTTELVMLGLGAFAVGARVFGAVDAWIAVRRRTREGVVRCSSCERDVDADLSFCHYCLDDER; this comes from the coding sequence ATGACTGACGATGGGTTCGCGGGCGGAATCGGTGATCGACGACTCGTTGCGACGGCGACGCTACTGTCGCTCCTGGCACCGGGACTAGGACACTTCTACCTAGGGCGGTGGAGTCGCGGAGCGGTCTGGGCGGCCGGGACGCTCGGCGTGTTCGTCGCAGTCGCGTCGGACGCCGTCCTCGGCGCGACCATAACCGGCGGTACTGGCCTCCTACTGGGGAGTGGGACGACCGAACTCGTCATGCTGGGTCTCGGCGCGTTCGCCGTCGGCGCGCGCGTGTTCGGTGCAGTTGACGCGTGGATCGCCGTTCGTCGACGCACTCGAGAGGGAGTCGTTCGGTGTTCGTCGTGCGAGCGCGACGTGGACGCCGACCTCTCGTTCTGTCACTACTGCCTGGACGACGAGCGGTGA
- a CDS encoding PRC-barrel domain-containing protein — translation MDTTPQEITSVVGREVYSNNGVYVGEIEDVRLDIERETVTGLALSGLNTDIFGNAMDGTRGIIVPYRWVRAVGDVVLINDIVERYRGAEEEEEAVA, via the coding sequence ATGGATACGACCCCACAGGAGATCACGTCCGTCGTCGGACGGGAGGTGTACTCGAACAACGGCGTCTACGTCGGCGAAATCGAGGACGTCAGACTCGACATCGAACGCGAGACCGTCACCGGGCTCGCACTCTCGGGACTCAACACGGACATCTTCGGGAACGCGATGGACGGCACCCGCGGCATCATCGTCCCCTACCGGTGGGTTCGCGCCGTCGGCGACGTCGTCCTCATCAACGACATCGTCGAACGGTACCGCGGCGCCGAGGAAGAAGAAGAAGCCGTCGCCTGA
- a CDS encoding DHH family phosphoesterase translates to MSTGVTISSMSKYAILGCGSVGHAVAEELVEQGKDVLIVDKDEGRVEALRDQDLNAQVADISDEHVAEEVSDQDVVLIMSSDVEANKRAVEHIRQRNEEQFLVVRASDPVSGDELTELGADVVINPSAVIADAAMRSLESGELEFKAGKLGDVLSATNDRVAILTHDSPDPDAIASAAALQAIAATLDVDADICYLGDIGHQENRAFVNLLGIELLNWADVEDHDEYDTIALVDHAKSGNMVDLNVDVLIDHYEPEEEYDAEFVDIRPAMSSTSTIMTKYIQEFDMNVDEAVATALLYGIREETLDFKRDTTPADLTAAAYLYPFANHDLLEQVESPSMSPETLDVLAEAIQSREVQGSHLVSNAGFVRDRDALAQAAQHLLNLEGITTTAVFGIGEDRIYLAARSKDIRMNIGKMLGDAYGDIGEAAGHSTQASAEIPLGIFTGIETNDDNRDTLLQLTEEAVKRKLFEAMGVESGESSNGS, encoded by the coding sequence ATGAGTACCGGGGTCACGATCTCCTCGATGTCGAAGTACGCGATCCTGGGGTGTGGGAGCGTCGGGCACGCGGTGGCCGAGGAGCTCGTCGAACAGGGGAAGGACGTCCTCATCGTCGACAAGGACGAGGGACGCGTCGAGGCATTGCGCGACCAGGACTTGAACGCGCAGGTCGCGGACATCAGCGACGAGCACGTCGCCGAGGAGGTCAGCGACCAGGACGTCGTCCTCATCATGTCCTCGGACGTGGAGGCGAACAAGCGCGCGGTCGAGCACATCCGCCAGCGGAACGAGGAGCAGTTCCTCGTCGTGCGCGCGAGCGACCCCGTGAGCGGCGACGAACTGACCGAGCTCGGCGCGGACGTCGTCATCAATCCCTCCGCCGTCATCGCGGACGCCGCGATGCGGAGCCTCGAGTCCGGGGAACTCGAGTTCAAGGCAGGGAAGCTCGGCGACGTGCTGTCGGCGACGAACGACCGCGTCGCGATCCTGACACACGATAGCCCGGACCCGGACGCGATCGCGAGCGCCGCAGCGCTGCAGGCGATCGCCGCGACGCTCGACGTGGACGCCGACATCTGTTATCTCGGCGACATCGGCCACCAGGAGAACCGGGCGTTCGTGAACCTGCTCGGGATCGAACTCCTGAACTGGGCCGACGTCGAGGACCACGACGAGTACGACACGATCGCGCTCGTCGACCACGCGAAGTCCGGCAACATGGTCGACCTGAACGTCGACGTTCTCATCGATCACTACGAGCCGGAGGAGGAGTACGACGCCGAATTCGTCGACATCCGGCCGGCGATGAGTTCCACGTCGACGATCATGACGAAGTACATCCAGGAGTTCGACATGAACGTCGACGAAGCGGTCGCGACCGCACTCCTCTACGGCATCCGAGAGGAGACCCTGGACTTCAAGCGCGACACGACGCCCGCGGACCTCACCGCGGCGGCGTACCTCTACCCGTTCGCGAACCACGACCTCCTCGAGCAAGTGGAGTCCCCGAGCATGAGTCCGGAGACCCTGGACGTGCTCGCGGAAGCGATCCAGTCCCGCGAGGTTCAGGGCAGCCACCTGGTGTCGAACGCCGGGTTCGTCCGCGACCGCGATGCGCTCGCCCAGGCCGCCCAGCACCTCCTGAACCTGGAGGGGATCACGACGACGGCGGTGTTCGGGATCGGCGAGGACCGCATCTATCTCGCCGCTAGATCGAAGGACATCCGGATGAACATCGGGAAGATGCTCGGCGACGCGTACGGAGACATCGGCGAGGCCGCCGGGCACTCGACGCAGGCGAGTGCGGAGATCCCGCTCGGTATCTTCACGGGGATCGAGACGAACGACGACAACCGCGACACGCTCCTACAGTTGACCGAGGAGGCCGTGAAGCGGAAGTTGTTCGAGGCAATGGGCGTGGAGAGCGGCGAGTCCAGCAACGGGTCGTAG
- a CDS encoding S8 family serine peptidase, which yields MVDRSRRDVMKVGGALLGGIAVGSTVTAAESTSRFFLEAKNRSASDVEAAGLDVVFDLSDAGYFVVEGAESDVERTEGKYAPDVEVSFDGAVERVDADVDAASATDEPLYGFQWDKQVQDVPTAHEKTRGEGARVAIIDSGVGAGHPDLEHAVNEDLSQNFTGDGLGAANPAGGYHGTHVAGIVAANDRNETGVVGTAPGAEIVDCRVFSPSSSASFASILAAVAYSAEIGCDVANLSIGAYPVPRQGEGSFYGKVVNKVMTYANSQGTLLTISTGNDAADLQHDKNVISLPNEGAQAVGVSATGPVGFGWGDEGLEEEPNSPANYTNYGTNAVTVSAPGGDYDPDAQANEVPGWHYDLVLNAIAVPQFADDGEYLGAAYDYSWVAGTSMAAPQVAGAAALVKSKAPDLNANQVESRLKQTASDAPGGKEYHGSGFVNPVGALEDL from the coding sequence ATGGTAGACAGGTCCAGACGTGACGTGATGAAGGTCGGTGGGGCACTACTCGGAGGAATCGCCGTGGGGTCGACCGTCACCGCCGCCGAATCGACGAGCCGGTTCTTCCTCGAGGCGAAGAACCGGAGCGCGAGCGACGTCGAAGCCGCTGGGCTGGACGTCGTGTTCGACCTCTCCGATGCCGGCTACTTCGTCGTCGAGGGCGCCGAGAGCGACGTCGAGCGAACGGAAGGCAAGTACGCACCCGACGTCGAGGTGTCCTTCGACGGCGCCGTCGAGCGCGTCGACGCGGACGTGGACGCCGCGTCCGCGACGGACGAACCGCTGTACGGATTCCAGTGGGACAAACAGGTCCAGGACGTCCCCACAGCTCATGAGAAAACTCGCGGCGAAGGCGCTCGCGTCGCCATCATCGACAGTGGGGTCGGTGCCGGCCACCCCGACCTCGAGCACGCGGTGAACGAGGACCTCTCGCAGAACTTCACCGGCGACGGGCTCGGCGCCGCGAATCCGGCCGGCGGTTACCACGGAACGCACGTCGCCGGTATCGTCGCCGCGAACGACCGGAACGAGACAGGCGTCGTCGGCACCGCGCCGGGGGCGGAAATCGTCGACTGCCGCGTGTTCTCGCCGAGCTCGAGCGCCTCGTTTGCGAGCATCCTCGCCGCCGTCGCGTACAGCGCCGAAATCGGCTGTGACGTCGCGAACCTCTCGATCGGCGCGTACCCGGTCCCGCGCCAGGGGGAGGGCTCGTTCTACGGCAAGGTCGTGAACAAGGTGATGACGTACGCGAACAGCCAGGGAACGCTCCTCACGATCTCCACGGGGAACGACGCGGCGGACCTCCAGCACGACAAGAACGTCATCAGCCTCCCCAACGAGGGTGCGCAAGCGGTCGGCGTGTCCGCGACTGGCCCCGTCGGGTTCGGTTGGGGCGACGAGGGACTGGAGGAGGAACCGAATTCTCCTGCGAACTACACGAACTACGGGACGAACGCCGTCACCGTCTCCGCGCCCGGCGGCGACTACGACCCCGACGCCCAAGCGAACGAGGTGCCGGGCTGGCACTACGACCTCGTCCTGAACGCGATTGCGGTTCCACAGTTTGCTGACGACGGCGAGTATCTCGGCGCAGCCTACGACTATTCGTGGGTCGCGGGCACGTCGATGGCGGCACCGCAGGTCGCTGGCGCCGCCGCGCTCGTGAAGTCGAAGGCCCCGGACCTGAACGCGAACCAGGTCGAGAGCCGCCTGAAGCAGACCGCGTCCGACGCACCCGGCGGGAAAGAGTATCACGGGAGCGGATTCGTGAATCCCGTCGGCGCACTCGAGGACCTGTAG